The Pontibacter korlensis sequence TTTAATCGCAGAGATGAGCTCTACCCTAAGAAGTATATGGCGATGCACCGCCTGGGCGTCAACATAACCGACAACTTCAATCTGGGACTGTATGAGCAAATCATCTTTGCGCGGGGCAAGGGCCGATTTGAGCTGCAGTACCTGAACCCAATTATTTTCTATAGAAGTGTAGAGCATGGCCTGGGCAGTCCAGACAATGCCTTGCTAGGTGGAGACTTCCGCTGGAACATCCTGAACCGCGTACAGCTGTATGGCCAGGTAGTGCTAGATGAGTTTGTGTTAGATGAGGCAAAGTCAGGCGAAGGCTGGTGGGGTAACAAGTTCGGTGGACAAATCGGTGCCAAGTACATCGACGCCTTCGGCATTAACAATCTGGATCTGCAGGGCGAGATCAATGCCATCCGACCTTATACTTACCAGTACGCCGATGAATTTTCTAACTACCAGCACTATCGCCAGCCACTGGCGCACCCTATTGGGGCAAACCTGGTAGAGCTAGTGGGTATTGTGCGATATCAGCCTATCCCGCGTCTGAATCTAACTGCCAAGGCTATTGCTACCCGGTATGGCCAGGACATCGTAACCGCTACCGATACAATAAACTATGGTAACAACGTACTTCTCTCCTACCTGGATCGTGTATCCACCTACGGTAACGAGATTGGGCAAGGCATCAAAACAAACCAGGTGTACCTCGACTTGAACGCATCGTTTCAGCTACGCCACAATGTGTTCCTGGACCTGAAACAGGTTGTGCGCCGCACCAAAGCACAAGGCGAGGCGCCTGATTATAACACATCCTTTACCTCATTTGCCTTCCGCTGGAACATTCCGCAAAGACTACACGAGTTTTGATAGAAAGTCTCTCCCATAAACAGGAGAGGCTTTCTTGTTGAATTTCAGAAACAAGTTTAGTCAAATACCAGCTTTGGTAAAACTTTTCCCTAGCATTTACCACTCCATTCTATTTAAGTATCTTTGCGGCAGCTTAAAAGGCTGGTGCCTTAACGGCCATAGTACAAACATTTTAAATATAGATTTGTGGTTGCTGCAAGGTAGCCATACTTGCTGTTTGCAGCCTGCCATAGGCTTGTGGCTAGCAGCGCCAGATATACCATGAAGACCTACCTTCGCATACTTCAGTTTGCCAAACCTTACAGCCGGTTTGTGCCATTATATTCCATTTATACTTTCCTGGGCATCATCTTCGGGCTTTTCAACTTTACGCTGATCATTCCTTTGCTAAACGTTCTGTTTGGCGAGGTAGGCCAAGAAGAAGCAGCGCTGATGGCTACCACCAAACCGGAGTTCTCGCTCAACATCGAATTTTTCAAAGACTTCTTCAACTACTATTTCGGACAGATCATACTGCAAGAAGGTCGTGAGGGTGCCTTGGTGTTCGTGTGTGTTATGGTGATCATCTCGGTGTTCCTCGCCAACTTGTTCCGGTACCTGGCCTTCCGAATAGTGGGTGCGCTACGGGCACACGTGGTGCGTAACATGCGCCAGACAGTATACAAGCGCGTTACAGAACTGCACCTGGGCTACTTCAGCAATGAGCGCAAAGGTGACCTGATGACGCGCCTGACCGTGGACATACAAGAAGTGGAGAATTCAGTAGTAAGTACCCTGACGGTGGTAGTGCGCGAGCCAATCTCCATCATCGCCTTTTTTATACTACTGTTCAATATGTCAGTGGAGCTGACGCTGTTTTCGCTTATCCTTCTGCCTTTGTCGGGTGGTATCATAGCAGGCATCTCCAAGCGCTTAAAGCGAAAGGCCAAAGAAGGCCAGAACTCCCTGAGCTTTATACTCACTATTATCGATGAGACACTGAGCGGTATGCGCGTAGTAAAGGCTTTTAACGCGGAGCCTTTTATACTCAGCAAATTCCATGATCAGAACAACCGCTATGCCCGCATTCAGCGCTCCATAGCTAATAAGCGTGACCTAGCCTCTCCCCTTTCGGAGTTTCTGGGGGTTTCGGTGGTAGCAGGACTGCTGCTGTACGGTGGTACACTGGTTCTAAACCAGGAGTCAGAATTATCGGCTAGTGAGTTCATTACTTATATTATCCTGTTTTCGCAGGTGCTGGTACCGGCCAAAGCCATGTCAGCAGCTTTCAGCAATATCCAGCGGGGCCTGGTATCCGGCGACCGTGTGCTGCAGGTGATTGATACGAAGCCTATGATCACCAACAAACCAAATGCGAAAGTTCTACCAGCCTTCAGGCATGAGATAGAGTTCCGGGATGTAGCCTTTGCCTACGGTGATAAACCAGTTTTGCAGGACATCAACTTCAGGATTGAGAAAGGTAAAACGGTAGCGCTGGTAGGCCCATCAGGTGGAGGTAAGTCTACCTTGGCCGATTTGCTGCCACGTTTTTATGACCCAACAGCAGGTGCTATACTTATCGATGGTCACGATATTCGGGATTATACGATAGAATCGGTGCGGGCGCAGATTGGGGTGGTAACGCAGGAATCTATCCTGTTTAACGATACGATCTTCAACAACATCGCCTTCAACAAAACCGATGCTACAGAGGAAGAAGTAATTGCTGCTGCTAAAATTGCCAACGCACACGAGTTTATCATCAACTCCGAAGATGGCTATCAGACCATGATCGGCGACCGGGGCGGCAAGCTCTCCGGAGGGCAGCGCCAGCGCCTGAGCATTGCAAGGGCTATACTGCAGAACCCGCCTATACTTATACTTGATGAGGCCACCTCAGCTCTGGATACGGAGTCGGAGAAACTGGTACAGGAAGCATTGACAAACCTGATGAAGAACCGTACTTCTGTGGTAATTGCGCACCGCCTGAGCACGATACAGCATGCAGATGAAATTCTGGTGCTGCAGCAAGGCCGTATAGTGGAGCGAGGCACCCATGAGGAGCTACTGGAGCACTCGGGTTTATATGCAAAACTGACCCAAATGCAGCTTACAGTATAAGTTAAATTGCACTGCATCACCTCAGAAAGTGCCCGCAAAAGCAAGTTTAGCCTATAATGGGTGGCAGCAATGATATTTTTTTGCTAATTTTAGCAAAACAGTTGTTGCACCAAAACTTGCTAAAGAAGCATGAAAGCTCTCAAAGCACTTCTCGATGTACTTGTGTTTGGCTACATCATATTTACGGTACTACTTTTGGCCGGCGTTATTGACGAAAATACTATTCTGAATACCACTGCAGAGGATCAGGCACTTACGCTTTACAAGTCTCTTGTGGCTGTGGGTGGTGTAGTGATGCTGGCCAGGGTACTGATGAGCAGCGTTTATGTAGCCGACCTGAAGCACGATAAGTATCGTGCTGAACTGAAGATCAATAACCTGAAGGCTAACCTTTACGAAAAGCGGCAGGCATTCAGGAGCAATAGCTATAAAGAAGAAGCCTTGGCCGAGGAACAGAAGGCTGAGGTAGCGTAAAACACCTACATGACATCTACTACCATACTTGCAGAACTAACGCAGGCACAGGAAGTGCTTTCTGCGTTTCTGTCTGATGCGCAAAACATCGCATCTATTGAACAGGCCGCCGACGCAATGGCTAACTCCATCAAAAACGGGGGCAAGATTCTAAGTTGCGGCAACGGAGGTTCCATGTGCGATGCCATGCACTTTGCCGAGGAACTAACCGGTCGCTACCGCGATAACCGCAAAGCCATACCTGCCATTTCCATCTCCGACCCCAGCCACATGAGCTGTGTCGGTAACGACTACGGTTATGACCATGTATTTTCCCGCTACCTCGAAGCGTTAGGCAATAACGGAGACGTATTACTTGCTATTAGCACGAGCGGCAACTCTAGCAACGTGATCAAAGCAGCCGAAACCGCAAAGGCAAAAGGCATGAAAGTAGTAGGCCTCACTGGTAAAGACGGCGGCAAACTTGCTCCGCTTTGTGATGTAGAGGTGCGTGTTCCTCACTTCGGCTACGCTGATCGTGTACAGGAAATCCATATCAAAGTGATACACATACTTATACTATTGCTAGAGCAGAAATTAGTATAACCGTACTTGAAAGTATATAAAATCCGGCTGGTAGAAACAAGTTTTCTGCCAGCCGGATTTTGCTTTTAAGGCTTTAGTTACTGTATACCTCAGCTGCAGTTAGCGTAGTATAAAGTAGTAGCCTTACAGACCCAAATTATATCATGAAGCACACGCTATACTTACTCTTAGCTCTATTGCTGCTTGCCTGCCAGAACCAAAGCAGCAATAACCAACTGGAGCCTAGCAGTGTGCCGATACCAGATACAGTGGTTACCGCACCTCCACCCAAACCCAACACACCGGACTCTGCCTACCTGATTGTACCTGGGAAAAGTATCGGGCACATAAGACTAGGTATGTCTGCCGAAACAGTAACAAAGCGGTTAGGCAAACCCGACAGCGGAGATGCTGCCATGGGAAAAGCATTGTCTTTCTGGATAGCTAAACAGCCTCAGGAGCCCCGACATTATGTAGCAGTTTATACTGTAACAGATTTTGACGGCAGATCAGAGAAGCCCAAAGTACAGCAGGTACAAGTAACATCACCAAGGTTCCGGACTAGAAATGGCATTGGTACTGGAATGTTGCTATCAGAGATACGGAAGCAGTTTAATAACTTGCAGCCGTTGGCTCACTACCTAAACAAACAGAAGCAAGAGGTGTACATTTATGACGACCAGGAGCAGGGGATAGCCTTCGAAGTGACAGTGCTGGATAGTCTCTGTACAGCCATCACCATACACCGAAAAGGCGAGAACATGACTGATGTGTACTTGCCTCTGTACCCAGACATTACTTGGCTGAATCAGCCTCGATGAGCAATTGGCTGCAACACACAAATATTTAAGTATAGACCGGAATCAATTAACAACCCGTGTTGTTCCGCATCAAAATCTTCTGAAACCTATATTTCCACAATAAGGAAACATGCTTATCAAAACGTTTGGCAGCGCTGTACAAGGCGTAAATGCCTACACCATTACTGTAGAAGTTAGCATAAGTGTTGGTACCAAGTACTTTCTGGTAGGTCTGCCAGATAATGCCGTTAAGGAAAGCGAGCAGCGTATAGAGTCTGCACTAAAGCAGTACGGCTACAAAATCCCGCGTCAGAAGGTCGTAATAAACATGGCTCCTGCCGATATTCGCAAGGAGGGCTCCTCTTATGACCTGACAATTGCCATGGGCATACTTACCGCCTCTGGCCAAATAGCACCTGACAGAGCTTCACAGTACATGATTATGGGTGAGTTATCGTTGGATGGCTCTTTGCGCCCTATAAAAGGTGTACTTCCGATTGCCATTCAAGCTAGGAAAGAGGGCTTCAAAGGATTTATACTTCCAGCTCAGAATGCACAGGAGGCGGCCATCGTGAACAATCTTGATGTTATTGGAGTGGACAATATTTTAGAGGCTATAGAATTTTTAGATGGCG is a genomic window containing:
- a CDS encoding ABC transporter ATP-binding protein, whose product is MKTYLRILQFAKPYSRFVPLYSIYTFLGIIFGLFNFTLIIPLLNVLFGEVGQEEAALMATTKPEFSLNIEFFKDFFNYYFGQIILQEGREGALVFVCVMVIISVFLANLFRYLAFRIVGALRAHVVRNMRQTVYKRVTELHLGYFSNERKGDLMTRLTVDIQEVENSVVSTLTVVVREPISIIAFFILLFNMSVELTLFSLILLPLSGGIIAGISKRLKRKAKEGQNSLSFILTIIDETLSGMRVVKAFNAEPFILSKFHDQNNRYARIQRSIANKRDLASPLSEFLGVSVVAGLLLYGGTLVLNQESELSASEFITYIILFSQVLVPAKAMSAAFSNIQRGLVSGDRVLQVIDTKPMITNKPNAKVLPAFRHEIEFRDVAFAYGDKPVLQDINFRIEKGKTVALVGPSGGGKSTLADLLPRFYDPTAGAILIDGHDIRDYTIESVRAQIGVVTQESILFNDTIFNNIAFNKTDATEEEVIAAAKIANAHEFIINSEDGYQTMIGDRGGKLSGGQRQRLSIARAILQNPPILILDEATSALDTESEKLVQEALTNLMKNRTSVVIAHRLSTIQHADEILVLQQGRIVERGTHEELLEHSGLYAKLTQMQLTV
- the lpcA gene encoding D-sedoheptulose 7-phosphate isomerase; this encodes MTSTTILAELTQAQEVLSAFLSDAQNIASIEQAADAMANSIKNGGKILSCGNGGSMCDAMHFAEELTGRYRDNRKAIPAISISDPSHMSCVGNDYGYDHVFSRYLEALGNNGDVLLAISTSGNSSNVIKAAETAKAKGMKVVGLTGKDGGKLAPLCDVEVRVPHFGYADRVQEIHIKVIHILILLLEQKLV